A single genomic interval of Melitaea cinxia chromosome 18, ilMelCinx1.1, whole genome shotgun sequence harbors:
- the LOC123662046 gene encoding probable pterin-4-alpha-carbinolamine dehydratase isoform X2, whose protein sequence is MMFRSRSVYNVAYLIAIHFHPGGVAHSAHSTINATTSCASQVVRFASATSSSKRKMADKLNKEEREGLLQPLLQNGWKVQSNRDAIEKEFQFKDFNEAFGFMTRVALLAEKMDHHPEWFNVYNKLQVTLSSHDVNGLSKRDIKMATFMDKNIQ, encoded by the exons atgatGTTTCGAAGTCGAAGTGTGTACAATGTCGCGTATTTGATAGCGATACACTTTCACCCCGGCGGAGTCGCCCATAGCGCGCATTCTACGATCAATGCCACAACCAGTTGCGCCAGTCAAGTCGTGAGGTTCGCCAGTGCGACTTCGTCAAGTAAGAGGAAAATG gCTGACAAATTAAACAAAGAGGAGCGCGAAGGTCTCCTTCAACCTCTGCTACAAAATGGTTGGAAGGTTCAAAGCAATAGAGATGCTATTGAAAAGGAATTTCAATTCAAGGATTTCAATGAGGCGTTTGGTTTTATGACTCGTGTTGCACTTTTAGCTGAAAAAATGGATCACCATCCAGAATGGTTCAATGTCTATAACAAACTGCAG GTAACATTATCATCCCATGATGTAAATGGTCTAAGTAAGAGGGACATTAAGATGGCAACATTTATGGATAAAAATATCCAATAA
- the LOC123662046 gene encoding pterin-4-alpha-carbinolamine dehydratase isoform X1 yields MMFRSRSVYNVAYLIAIHFHPGGVAHSAHSTINATTSCASQVVRFASATSSSKRKMADKLNKEEREGLLQPLLQNGWKVQSNRDAIEKEFQFKDFNEAFGFMTRVALLAEKMDHHPEWFNVYNKLQMQPYYTCAKVRSNQILSGLFVVIGFVYKKRVLFSSKVT; encoded by the exons atgatGTTTCGAAGTCGAAGTGTGTACAATGTCGCGTATTTGATAGCGATACACTTTCACCCCGGCGGAGTCGCCCATAGCGCGCATTCTACGATCAATGCCACAACCAGTTGCGCCAGTCAAGTCGTGAGGTTCGCCAGTGCGACTTCGTCAAGTAAGAGGAAAATG gCTGACAAATTAAACAAAGAGGAGCGCGAAGGTCTCCTTCAACCTCTGCTACAAAATGGTTGGAAGGTTCAAAGCAATAGAGATGCTATTGAAAAGGAATTTCAATTCAAGGATTTCAATGAGGCGTTTGGTTTTATGACTCGTGTTGCACTTTTAGCTGAAAAAATGGATCACCATCCAGAATGGTTCAATGTCTATAACAAACTGCAG ATGCAGCCCTACTATACCTGTGCCAAAGTTAGAAGCAATCAAATTCTTAGTGGACTGTTTGTAGTAATAggttttgtatataaaaaaagagtatTATTTTCCTCAAAAGTGacttaa
- the LOC123662082 gene encoding DNA repair protein XRCC3 produces MDSLKEILPTRLYDKLDKAGICTTKQIIILSLWDIKKLTNLINDEILLIKNIVTYNCSPSSINGILLKGNNAAVKSGCGGIDKILKGGFKRGILTEIYGESGTGKTQIVLQTAVCCGLSGCVYICTEDVFPVKRFNQMSQNIWSSKEDTACRNNIFIEHLTESHELLSCIRVRLPKLLKLNKVSAVIIDSVAAPFRCENTNYIQRAEELKELAINLLYIAQEYNLAVICINQVTACFNGSDDVLPTLGLVWSNMITCRLKITKIFKESRELTIAYAPHLPNGSSAKFLITKKGLEDEDVFDNK; encoded by the coding sequence atggatTCTTTGAAAGAAATACTACCTACCAGATTATACGATAAATTAGATAAAGCAGGTATTTGTACtactaaacaaataattattctttCTCTTTGGGACattaaaaaacttacaaatttgATTAACGACGAGATACTACTGATTAAAAACATTGTTACATACAATTGTAGCCCTAGTAGTATAAatggaattttattaaaaggaaATAACGCTGCTGTAAAGAGTGGCTGTGGAggtattgataaaatattgaaagGAGGCTTTAAAAGAGGTATATTGACAGAAATATATGGTGAAAGTGGAACAGGAAAAACACAAATTGTACTGCAAACTGCTGTTTGCTGTGGTTTAAGTggctgtgtatatatatgtacagaAGATGTTTTCCCTGTAAAGAGATTTAATCAGATGAGCCAGAACATTTGGTCCAGTAAGGAAGACACAGCATGcagaaacaatatatttattgaacatCTGACCGAGTCCCATGAATTATTATCTTGTATAAGAGTGCGTTTACCAAaacttttaaagttaaataaggTTTCTGCTGTTATAATAGACTCAGTAGCTGCTCCTTTTAGGTGTGAAAACACTAATTATATTCAAAGAGCAGAGGAATTAAAAGAACTTGCTATAAATCTTCTTTATATAGCCCAAGAATATAACTTAGCTGTTATTTGTATCAATCAAGTGACAGCTTGTTTTAATGGTTCTGATGATGTGCTTCCAACATTAGGTCTGGTGTGGTCGAATATGATCACTTGTAGattaaaaattacgaaaatatttAAGGAATCTAGAGAATTGACTATAGCTTACGCTCCTCATTTGCCAAATGGGTCATctgcaaaatttttaattactaaaaaaggATTAGAAGATGAAGAtgtatttgataataaataa
- the LOC123662211 gene encoding CCA tRNA nucleotidyltransferase 1, mitochondrial has protein sequence MNFYSYYWKFNLIKNFRAYSKTSFPKTKRLRSKIDMDLKSRDDPVVVKLNTPEFQSIFTQEVLDLKRIFDKYNYEIRIAGGAVRDLLLGQQAKDLDFATTATPQQMKYMFTAEKVRMINMTGEKHGTITPRINDKENFEVTTLRIDIVTDGRHAEVEYTTDWKLDANRRDLTINSMFLGFDGSVYDYFYGYDDLKNRRIAFVGDPDVRIKEDYLRIMRYFRFYGRIAEKPDNHDQHTLEIIKQNAEGLQNVSGERIWMELKKILQGNFAGELLKEMLNVNIGQYIGLPNPNIGELDKLLKMSKHLGLHPMSYLAALLKDIDDVTFLHARLKFSSYERDMTYFIVENRDHTEDSSRPLLYYEKLILNSKIKQKDVIEYVQELLKYKGEEKLLEEFRKWEIPRFPLNGKILKENGVPAGKMYGRIIHKLKGLWIDSEYKLTTDDLVKLIPSVIKENKK, from the exons ATGAATTTCTACAGCTATTATTggaagtttaatttaataaaaaatttcaga gctTACAGTAAAACAAGTTTTCCGAAGACAAAAAGACTGCGAAGTAAAATAGATATGGATTTAAAAAGCCGTGATGATCCTGTTGTTGTTAAACTTAACACTCCAGAGTTTCAAAGTATTTTTACTCAAGAAGTATTAGATTTGAAAAGGATATTTGATAAATACAATTATGAAATCAGGATAGCCGGTGGGGCTGTAAG aGATTTGTTACTTGGTCAACAAGCGAAGGATTTAGATTTTGCTACAACAGCTACTCCTCAGCAAATGAAATATATGTTCACTGCAGAAAAAGTGCGAATGATTAACATGACAGGAGAGAAACATGGAACAATCACACCCAGAATAAATGACAAAGAAAACTTTGAGGTAACCACATTAAGAATAGACATAGTTACAGATGGAAGGCACGCTGAAGTTGAATACACTACAGATTGGAAATTAGATGCTAATAGAAGAGATCTTACTATCAATTCAATGTTTTtag GATTTGATGGATCAGTTTATGATTACTTTTATGGATATGACGACCTTAAGAACAGAAGAATTGCTTTTGTTGGAGACCCAGATGTGAGAATAAAAGAAGACTACTTAAGAATTATGCGCTATTTTCGGTTTTATGGAAGAATAGCAGAGAAGCCAGATAATCACGACCAACACACTCtagaaattataaaacaaaatgcaGAAGGTTTACAAAATGTGTCTGGAGAAAGAATTTGGATGGAGTTAAAAAAGATACTGCAAGGAAACTTTGCTGGAGAATTGCTAAAAGAAATGCTGAATGTCAACATTGGACAATACAtag gtTTGCCCAACCCAAATATAGGAGAGCTAGATAAACTGCTTAAAATGAGCAAACATTTAGGCTTGCACCCAATGAGTTACTTAGCTGCTCTACTTAAAGATATTGATGATGTCACATTTCTACATGCTCGCCTAAAATTCTCCAGTTATGAACGAGACATGACTTACTTCATTGTTGAAAACAGAGATCACACTGAAGATTCTTCCAGACCTTTATT atactatgaaaaattaatattaaacagcaaaataaaacaaaaagatgTTATTGAATATGTCCAAGAACTTCTTAAATATAAAGGTGAAGAGAAACTTTTAGAAGAATTCAGAAAATGGGAGATACCTAGGTTTCCATTAAacggtaaaattttaaaagagaaTGGAGTTCCAGCTGGCAAAATGTATGGCCGTATTATACATAAACTAAAAGGCCTGTGGATAGACAGTGAATACAAGCTTACAACTGACGACTTAGTTAAATTGATTCCAAGTGttataaaggaaaataaaaaataa
- the LOC123662212 gene encoding abscission/NoCut checkpoint regulator gives MACNSCSKSFSFLRQEKGCPGCGFSYCSKCLNHKVFLQKLNSEAKVCAKCKNTANTNESRKVEPPDAYYKRIGSTIDTTKRKDTNENATDEEIYDKLMKLKENKQENTQKLNNDDIINRLKKLKGDIPSTSTAELEARLANIKGVPVSAVQTKLVLPSPDLRTEQEQANDLLKQYMAQTNIDAKYKDEFDELVSDIEIRLQKLKGSSTFEPAGTTSSMNNEKVEDEDEIIKKIIEKAKVENKLEENEICDSVVEELPFCEICNEDAKMRCLGCKYLFCKQCFLEHKDDDDGCNKYEPYIARKTS, from the exons ATGGCTTGTAATTCCTGTTCAAAATCATTTTCATTTCTGCGGCaagaa AAAGGATGTCCGGGTTGTGGATTCAGCTATTGCTCAAAATGTTTAAATCACAAAGTGTTTTTGCAAAAACTTAATTCTGAAGCAAAG GTTTGTGCTAAATGTAAAAACACAGCTAACACAAATGAATCAAGAAAAGTTGAACCACCTGATGCATActataa AAGAATTGGTTCTACAATCGATACTACAAAAAGAAAAGATACCAATGAAAATGCAACAGATGAAGAAATATATGacaaattaatgaaattgaaagaaaataaacagGAAAATacgcaaaaattaaataatgacgATATAATAAACCGCTTAAAAAAACTTAAGGGGGACATTCCTTCAACATCTACTGCTGAATTGGAAGCAAGATTAGCCAATATAAAAGGAGTCCCTGTTAGTGCAGTTCAGACTaag CTAGTATTACCCAGTCCAGATTTAAGAACAGAACAAGAACAAGCAAATGACCTTTTAAAGCAGTATATGGCACAGACTAATATTGATGCTAAATATAAAGATGAATTTGATGAACTTGTGAGTGATATCGAAATTAGATTACAAAAACTTAAGGGGTCTTCCACATTTGAGCCAGCAGGGACAACAAGTTCTATGAACAATGAAAAAGTGGAAGACGaagatgaaattattaaaaaaattattgaaaag GCAAAGGTTGAGAATAAGTTAGAAGAAAATGAAATTTGTGATTCAGTTGTCGAAGAGCTACCTTTTTGTGAAATATGCAATGAGGATGCAAAGATGCGCTGTCTCGGCTGCAAATATCTTTTCTGCAAACAATGTTTCCTCGAGCAcaaagatgatgatgatgggtgTAATAAATATGAACCATATATTGCACGAAAAACTTCCTAA
- the LOC123662536 gene encoding signal recognition particle 54 kDa protein: protein MVLADLGRKITTALQSLSRATIINEEVLNSMLKQICAALLEADVNIRLVKNLRENVRAVIDFDEMAGGLNKRRMIQSAVFKELVKLVDPGVKPYQPVKGKPNIIMFVGLQGSGKTTTCTKLAYHYLRKNWKSCLVCADTFRAGAYDQVKQNCTKARIPFYGSYTEVDPVVIASTGVEMFKKEGFEMIIVDTSGRHKQEESLFEEMLAVANAIKPDNIIFVMDATIGQACEAQARAFKEKVDIGSVIITKLDGHAKGGGALSAVAATQSPIIFIGTGEHIDDLEPFKTKPFINKLLGMGDIEGLLDKVNELKLDDNDELLEKLKHGQFTLRAMYEQFQNIMKMGPFSQIMGMIPGFSQDLMTKGSEQESMAKLKRLMTIMDSMNEGELDHRDGAKLFSKQPTRITRVAQGAGVTERDVKDLIAQYTKFAAVVKKMGGIKGLFKGGDIAKNVNQNQMAKLNQQMAKMMDPRILQQMGGMSGLHNMMRQLQQGSSGMNSLMGGK from the exons ATGGTTTTAGCAGATTTAGGTCGAAAAATAACGACTGCTTTGCAGTCGTTAAGTCGTGCTACTATAATCAATGAAGAG GTTTTAAATTCTATGCTTAAACAAATATGTGCTGCTCTTTTGGAAGCTGATGTGAATATTCGTTTAGTTAAAAACCTTAGAGAAAATGTCCGTGCAGTcattgattttgatgaaatgGCCGGAGGTCTTAACAAGAGACGAATGATCCAATCCGCAGTCTTCAAAGAATTAGTAAAG CTTGTAGATCCAGGAGTAAAGCCGTACCAACCAGTCAAAGGCAAACCAAACATTATTATGTTTGTAGGTTTGCAGGGTTCAGGTAAAACAACAACATGCACAAAGTTGGCTTATCATTACCTGAGAAAGAATTGGAAGTCATGTCTTGTTTGTGCTGATACATTCAGAGCTGGTGCTTACGATCAAGTGAAACAAAATTGTACTAAGGCCAGGATACCGTTTTATGGAAG tTATACGGAAGTAGATCCAGTTGTAATAGCTTCTACTGGTGTAGAGATGTTTAAAAAGGAGGGTTTTGAGATGATAATCGTGGATACCAGTGGACGTCACAAACAGGAAGAGTCATTGTTTGAGGAGATGTTGGCAGTTGCTAACGCCATT AAACCAGATAACATAATTTTCGTAATGGATGCCACTATTGGACAGGCTTGCGAGGCACAAGCTAGAGCGTTTAAAGAGAAAGTAGACATTGGTTCTGTCATTATTACAAAGTTGGATGGGCATGCTAAGGGTGGTGGTGCATTATCAGc tgtTGCAGCAACACAGAGTCCGATTATCTTTATCGGTACTGGTGAACACATTGATGATCTTGAGCCATTCAAGACCAAAccttttatcaataaattactGGGTATGGGAGATATCGAGGGTTTGTTGGACAAAGTAAATGAGTTAAAATtagatgataatgatgaactCCTAGAAAAACTCAAGCATGGACAGTTTACATTGCGTGCTATGTATGAGCAATTCCAAAATATCATGAAAATGGGACCTTTTTCACAAATAATg GGTATGATACCAGGATTCTCTCAAGATTTAATGACAAAAGGCAGTGAACAGGAATCAATGGCAAAGTTAAAAAGACTTATGACAATTATGGATTCTATGAATGAAGGTGAGCTGGATCACCGTGATGGTgccaaattattttcaaaacaacCGACACGTATAACAAGAGTAGCGCAAGGAGCTGGAGTCACAGAAAGAGATGTAAAAGACCTTATAGCTCAATATACCAAGTTTGCAGCTGTTGTGAAGAAAATGGGAGGAATCAAAGGTCTTTTCAAAGGTGGCGACATAGCGAAAAAtgttaatcaaaatcaaatggCTAAATTAAATCAACAGATGGCTAAAATGATGGATCCTCGTATTCTCCAACAAATGGGCGGTATGTCGGGCTTACACAATATGATGAGGCAATTGCAACAAGGCTCCAGCGGTATGAACAGTTTAATGGGTGGAAAATGA